One Methanobacterium sp. genomic region harbors:
- a CDS encoding ribosome assembly factor SBDS, with protein sequence MVTLEDSVIARLEYYGERFEILVDPDLASEFKRGKDIPLEEILAVEEIFKDVKKGDKASEEAMNKAFNSTDPLEAAALILKKGQVQLTAQQRKEMLEEKRKKIIAKITREAINPQTKLPHPARRIEKAMEEAKVHIDPFKSVDEQVNIVLKAIRVKIPIRFEHVNIAIRIPGDYAGKVYSIISDFGKTRKEEWQKDGSWIAVVEVPGGLQESFDRKLSELTGGQVETKIVK encoded by the coding sequence ATGGTCACTCTTGAAGATTCAGTTATAGCCCGTCTGGAATACTACGGAGAACGTTTTGAAATCTTAGTAGATCCAGATCTTGCTTCCGAGTTTAAAAGAGGCAAAGACATACCACTAGAGGAAATACTCGCTGTTGAAGAAATATTCAAAGATGTTAAGAAGGGAGATAAAGCATCTGAAGAAGCTATGAATAAAGCTTTTAATAGTACAGATCCTCTAGAAGCTGCAGCCTTAATACTTAAAAAAGGCCAGGTACAGTTAACTGCCCAGCAGCGAAAAGAAATGTTAGAAGAGAAAAGAAAGAAAATTATTGCAAAAATAACAAGAGAAGCCATAAATCCACAGACAAAACTTCCTCATCCTGCAAGAAGAATTGAAAAAGCCATGGAAGAGGCTAAAGTTCACATTGATCCATTTAAAAGTGTTGATGAACAGGTAAATATTGTTCTTAAAGCCATTCGTGTTAAAATACCAATAAGATTTGAACATGTAAATATAGCAATTAGAATTCCTGGAGATTACGCAGGAAAAGTATATTCCATAATTTCAGATTTTGGAAAAACAAGAAAAGAGGAATGGCAAAAAGACGGATCATGGATCGCTGTGGTTGAAGTACCTGGTGGCCTACAGGAGAGCTTTGACAGGAAGTTAAGCGAACTTACAGGCGGACAGGTGGAAACCAAAATAGTAAAATAA
- the rrp4 gene encoding exosome complex RNA-binding protein Rrp4, with translation MIFVEDKALVVPGDVLADEEYHTGRGTFKEGNNICSSLVGLVAIRDKKISVIPLQSKYIPKRGDVVIGEVTDIRFSMWNLDINSPYSGFLPASDVFGKEKRDLNKAFNVGDVLFLRVVDVDEVKKVKLGLKGRGLGKFRGGILIYITPTKVPRLIGKKGSMINMIKDETKCDIIVGQNGVVWVKGEPQMERVAEKVINMIEDQAHTSGLTDRVRNMLSELLGKEIEEVEEVPEPDVNE, from the coding sequence GTGATATTTGTAGAAGATAAAGCTTTAGTGGTTCCAGGTGATGTTCTTGCAGATGAAGAATATCATACAGGAAGAGGAACGTTTAAAGAAGGTAACAATATATGTTCATCTCTTGTTGGTTTAGTTGCTATAAGGGATAAAAAGATAAGTGTTATTCCCCTACAGAGCAAATATATTCCAAAAAGAGGCGACGTTGTAATTGGTGAAGTTACCGATATAAGATTTTCAATGTGGAATTTAGACATAAACTCCCCATATTCAGGATTTTTACCTGCTTCAGACGTTTTTGGAAAAGAGAAGAGAGATTTAAACAAGGCATTTAATGTCGGCGATGTTTTATTTTTAAGAGTTGTTGATGTTGATGAAGTTAAAAAGGTAAAACTGGGTTTAAAAGGTAGAGGACTTGGCAAATTTAGAGGTGGAATTTTAATCTACATAACCCCAACAAAAGTACCACGGCTCATTGGTAAGAAAGGATCTATGATCAACATGATAAAAGATGAAACAAAATGTGATATCATCGTAGGTCAAAATGGTGTGGTATGGGTTAAAGGCGAACCGCAGATGGAAAGAGTCGCCGAAAAAGTTATAAATATGATAGAAGATCAGGCCCACACCTCTGGACTTACAGATAGAGTAAGAAACATGCTTTCTGAACTTCTTGGTAAAGAAATAGAAGAAGTAGAAGAAGTCCCTGAGCCAGATGTAAATGAATAA
- the rrp41 gene encoding exosome complex exonuclease Rrp41 — protein MIIILTNNNDNLRADGRVFDELRPLKIEAGVLEKADGSAYLEIGGNKILAAVYGPRELHVRRIMRPDMAVIRCRYNMAPFSVGERKRPGPDRRSVEISKITADALRPAIFLEKFPRSTIDVFIEILEAEGGTRCAGITAASVALADAGIPMKDLVASCAAGKANGNVILDLSEDEDKEGEADLPIAIMPRSGEISLLQMDGHMTPDEFGKAVDLAIEGCKQISEAQKNAIKDRYGEENG, from the coding sequence GTGATTATTATCTTAACAAACAATAATGACAATTTAAGGGCAGATGGAAGAGTATTCGATGAATTAAGGCCATTAAAAATAGAAGCAGGTGTTTTAGAAAAAGCAGATGGATCTGCATATCTTGAGATAGGCGGCAATAAAATTCTTGCTGCTGTTTATGGTCCAAGGGAATTACATGTAAGACGTATAATGAGGCCGGACATGGCAGTCATAAGGTGTAGGTATAATATGGCACCATTTTCGGTTGGAGAAAGAAAGAGGCCAGGACCGGACAGGAGATCTGTTGAGATATCTAAAATAACTGCAGACGCTTTAAGACCTGCCATATTTTTAGAAAAATTCCCAAGATCAACAATTGATGTATTTATAGAAATCCTCGAAGCTGAAGGTGGTACAAGATGTGCAGGAATAACTGCCGCTTCAGTAGCTCTAGCAGATGCAGGAATACCAATGAAAGATTTAGTTGCTTCCTGTGCAGCTGGAAAGGCTAATGGTAATGTAATACTGGATCTCTCAGAAGATGAGGATAAAGAAGGTGAAGCTGATTTACCTATTGCTATTATGCCAAGATCTGGTGAGATAAGCCTTCTCCAGATGGATGGACATATGACACCGGATGAATTTGGTAAAGCAGTAGATCTTGCAATTGAAGGATGTAAACAAATCAGTGAAGCGCAGAAGAATGCCATTAAAGATAGGTATGGTGAAGAAAATGGTTAA
- a CDS encoding prefoldin subunit beta, producing MELPQNVQHQLAQFQQVQQQAQAISMQKQSVDLQLKETKKAVEELNKVEENADVYKTAGTLLIKVKKEDMTKELEDKIETLELREKTVQRQEERIMKRLQEMQSSIQEAMKGSGIQ from the coding sequence ATGGAACTTCCTCAAAATGTACAACATCAATTAGCCCAATTCCAGCAGGTACAGCAGCAAGCTCAGGCAATTTCAATGCAAAAACAAAGTGTCGATCTACAGTTAAAAGAAACTAAAAAAGCTGTCGAAGAGTTAAACAAAGTAGAAGAAAATGCTGATGTTTACAAAACCGCAGGAACATTACTTATCAAAGTTAAAAAAGAAGATATGACTAAAGAACTTGAAGATAAAATAGAAACCTTAGAGCTTCGTGAAAAAACTGTCCAGAGACAGGAAGAAAGAATCATGAAAAGGCTTCAGGAAATGCAGTCTTCTATTCAAGAAGCTATGAAAGGAAGCGGAATACAATAA
- a CDS encoding DNA-directed RNA polymerase subunit P, with translation MYKCAKCGTLVDLKGYTEAKCPKCRYRILFKEIPPVKKDVTAR, from the coding sequence TTGTACAAATGTGCAAAATGCGGAACTTTAGTTGATCTTAAAGGGTATACTGAAGCAAAATGTCCAAAATGCAGGTACAGAATTCTTTTTAAGGAAATTCCACCAGTTAAAAAAGATGTAACTGCAAGATAA
- the rpl37A gene encoding 50S ribosomal protein L37Ae translates to MARTKKVGVTGRFGARYGRKAKRTVKGIEEKMKKDHTCPKCDRIGVKRISAGIWKCKKCGAVFTGGAYVPQTPMAKTATRNIKRIVGEGS, encoded by the coding sequence ATGGCAAGAACAAAAAAAGTAGGAGTAACTGGAAGATTTGGCGCAAGATATGGAAGAAAAGCCAAAAGAACAGTTAAAGGTATAGAAGAAAAAATGAAAAAGGACCACACATGTCCTAAATGTGATAGAATTGGTGTTAAAAGAATTAGCGCAGGCATATGGAAATGTAAAAAATGCGGAGCTGTATTTACAGGCGGCGCATACGTTCCACAAACTCCAATGGCTAAAACAGCTACAAGAAACATCAAAAGGATAGTTGGAGAAGGAAGTTAA
- a CDS encoding ribosomal biogenesis protein, with product MSFRDVLLKSAALGFHETAVVSQIKGNPSKIEIYNENCELLLFLKITVSLLNLKGKINSDALNIRCEIEELKNPISDILKIPDKNSNKNLIWVKKGEGENKAIIEFYDKEGSVRDPRIYVKNWRFK from the coding sequence ATGAGCTTCCGAGATGTCTTACTTAAATCAGCGGCACTCGGATTTCATGAAACAGCAGTAGTTTCTCAAATAAAAGGAAATCCCAGTAAAATTGAAATATATAATGAAAACTGTGAATTGCTGTTATTTTTAAAGATAACAGTATCCCTTTTAAATTTAAAAGGTAAAATAAACTCGGATGCACTAAACATTAGATGTGAAATAGAAGAGCTTAAAAATCCCATCAGCGATATCCTGAAGATTCCTGATAAAAATTCGAACAAGAATTTAATCTGGGTCAAAAAAGGAGAAGGGGAAAATAAAGCTATAATAGAATTTTATGATAAAGAAGGTTCAGTTAGAGACCCTCGAATTTACGTTAAAAACTGGAGATTTAAATGA
- a CDS encoding KEOPS complex subunit Pcc1, translated as MNIPEHVKAEFKIKFNSLDEANLVLKSIEPEIQTAPSEKTSVEINLDGKTLKLIIDAEDTPSLRASVNSYFRWITLSHEVNSLNETG; from the coding sequence ATGAATATTCCAGAACATGTTAAAGCCGAATTTAAAATTAAATTTAATAGTTTAGATGAAGCAAATTTGGTTTTAAAATCAATTGAACCTGAAATTCAAACTGCGCCATCTGAAAAGACTTCAGTTGAAATAAATTTAGATGGAAAAACTTTAAAATTAATAATTGATGCTGAAGATACTCCATCTCTTCGAGCATCTGTTAATTCATATTTTAGATGGATAACACTATCTCATGAAGTTAATTCGTTAAATGAGACAGGATAG
- the rrp42 gene encoding exosome complex protein Rrp42, translating into MVNIVPEITRKSIVELIENKERADGRSIDEYRDISVEVGVIEKAEGSARVKIGNTQLIVGIKPQLGDPFSDTPNVGVLMTNSELLPMASPSFEPGPPDERSVELARVTDRCLREGKILDLEKLCIIEGEKVWMIFVDIHVLDYDGNLMDAAVLGSVAALTSAKIPNATVEDDKIVLDEENPVALPIKEKPLMCTFAKINGELINDPSLEEENVMDARISIGVREDGSICAMQKGGENPLTKEEVIGAVSRTIEKTKELREHLH; encoded by the coding sequence ATGGTTAATATAGTTCCTGAAATTACAAGAAAAAGTATAGTAGAACTTATCGAAAATAAGGAACGTGCAGACGGCAGATCAATAGATGAATACAGGGACATATCTGTTGAAGTTGGAGTAATTGAAAAAGCTGAAGGATCTGCAAGGGTCAAAATAGGTAACACTCAATTAATAGTAGGGATAAAACCTCAACTTGGCGATCCTTTTTCTGATACACCAAATGTAGGCGTATTAATGACTAATTCTGAATTGTTACCAATGGCATCACCATCATTTGAACCAGGCCCACCTGATGAAAGATCTGTAGAACTTGCAAGAGTTACAGACCGCTGTTTAAGAGAAGGTAAAATTTTAGACCTTGAAAAATTGTGCATAATCGAAGGTGAAAAAGTATGGATGATATTTGTAGATATCCATGTTTTAGATTATGATGGTAATTTAATGGACGCTGCAGTTTTAGGAAGTGTTGCTGCACTTACAAGTGCAAAGATACCAAATGCAACCGTTGAAGATGATAAAATTGTCTTAGATGAAGAAAATCCTGTTGCATTACCTATAAAAGAAAAACCTTTAATGTGTACATTTGCAAAGATAAATGGTGAACTGATTAATGATCCCTCACTTGAGGAAGAAAATGTCATGGATGCCAGAATCTCAATTGGAGTAAGAGAAGACGGCAGTATTTGCGCAATGCAGAAAGGTGGAGAAAATCCACTAACAAAAGAAGAAGTAATCGGCGCAGTCAGCAGAACTATAGAAAAAACAAAAGAACTTAGAGAACATTTACACTAA
- a CDS encoding Rpp14/Pop5 family protein, which produces MKLKILPPTLRNDKRYISFEAVSEVPLDKEDVISLVWESSLNFHGECKTSKFDLWVMRIWPLKSSDDKNIIKGILQCNREEVSSVRAAILLVNKFKGKRVVFHTIGISGTIKAGIKKFIKLEK; this is translated from the coding sequence ATGAAGCTTAAAATACTGCCCCCTACACTCAGGAATGATAAAAGATACATCTCATTTGAAGCTGTATCAGAAGTACCTTTGGATAAAGAAGACGTTATCTCACTGGTATGGGAATCTTCATTGAATTTCCACGGCGAATGTAAGACAAGTAAATTTGATCTGTGGGTTATGAGGATCTGGCCCCTTAAATCATCTGATGATAAAAATATAATTAAAGGGATCCTCCAGTGTAATAGAGAAGAAGTAAGTTCAGTAAGAGCGGCGATCTTGCTTGTAAATAAATTTAAAGGCAAACGAGTAGTCTTTCATACCATCGGTATTTCCGGAACAATCAAAGCCGGAATAAAAAAGTTTATTAAACTAGAAAAATAA
- a CDS encoding RNase P subunit p30 family protein: MFFDFHVHNTHLAREAKRLGYSGIALVQSSKNYNKTANINPQDDFKVFSGVEIYAKNPEDLRKKVQKFRELNEVLIVNGGDIKINRAACEDPRVDILAHPYKNRRDSGINHVLAKKASENNVAIELNINQVIKTRLSLRAKILSQFRQILKLQRKFKFPLIITSNAYSIYDLRTPEDITAFAGCMEMTHDEIISSLSKNPADIIERSMIRKNVIVQGARTIEQDD, encoded by the coding sequence ATGTTTTTTGATTTTCATGTTCACAATACCCATTTAGCTCGCGAAGCCAAACGGCTAGGATACAGCGGAATCGCACTTGTACAATCTTCCAAAAATTATAATAAAACCGCCAATATCAACCCTCAAGATGATTTTAAAGTCTTCAGTGGTGTTGAAATATATGCAAAAAATCCAGAAGATTTAAGAAAGAAAGTTCAAAAATTTAGAGAACTCAACGAAGTTTTAATAGTAAACGGCGGAGATATAAAGATAAATAGGGCTGCATGTGAAGATCCACGGGTAGATATACTGGCACATCCCTACAAAAATAGAAGAGACAGTGGAATAAACCACGTGCTTGCAAAGAAAGCCTCAGAAAACAATGTTGCAATTGAACTCAACATTAATCAGGTGATTAAAACACGCCTATCACTAAGAGCAAAAATTCTAAGTCAATTCAGGCAAATTTTAAAGCTCCAGCGAAAATTTAAATTTCCACTAATAATTACAAGTAATGCTTATTCCATATATGATCTTAGGACTCCTGAAGATATAACTGCCTTTGCAGGCTGCATGGAAATGACCCATGACGAAATTATAAGTTCATTATCTAAAAATCCTGCAGATATAATAGAACGAAGCATGATAAGGAAAAATGTTATAGTACAAGGGGCTAGAACTATAGAACAGGATGATTAA
- the psmA gene encoding archaeal proteasome endopeptidase complex subunit alpha translates to MQPMPGAGYDRAITVFSPDGRLFQVEYAREAVKRGTTSLGVKSGEGIVLVVDKRPTSKLVEPKSIEKIFQIDEHIGAATSGLVADARALIERARIESQVNKITYNEPIRVDSLAKKICDMKQMYTQHGGVRPFGSALIIGGVTETECRLFETDPSGALIEYKATAIGAGRQIAMDEFEKKYKEGMKLNEAIDLALDAVYEATEGKTSAESVEIAVIDFETKRFRKLSEEEIEEYVEELLLRKPKEEEEEGEEEEEEE, encoded by the coding sequence ATGCAACCGATGCCAGGAGCAGGATATGATAGGGCTATAACTGTATTTAGCCCAGATGGAAGACTTTTTCAGGTTGAATATGCGAGAGAAGCTGTTAAAAGAGGTACAACTTCATTAGGTGTTAAATCAGGTGAAGGTATCGTACTGGTTGTTGATAAAAGACCTACCAGCAAACTCGTTGAACCAAAATCAATTGAAAAGATATTCCAGATTGATGAACATATTGGTGCAGCGACCTCCGGACTTGTAGCTGATGCAAGGGCCTTAATTGAGAGAGCAAGAATAGAATCTCAGGTTAACAAAATAACCTATAACGAACCAATTAGAGTAGATAGTTTAGCTAAAAAAATATGCGATATGAAACAGATGTATACCCAGCACGGGGGAGTAAGGCCTTTTGGTTCAGCTTTGATAATTGGAGGAGTAACCGAAACTGAATGCAGATTATTCGAAACTGACCCTAGTGGTGCGCTAATTGAATACAAAGCAACTGCAATAGGCGCTGGAAGACAAATAGCAATGGATGAATTCGAGAAGAAATACAAAGAAGGCATGAAATTAAATGAAGCTATTGATCTAGCATTAGATGCTGTTTATGAAGCCACTGAAGGTAAAACAAGCGCTGAAAGTGTAGAAATTGCAGTTATAGATTTCGAAACTAAACGGTTCAGAAAATTATCAGAAGAAGAAATAGAAGAATATGTTGAAGAACTTCTCTTAAGAAAGCCTAAGGAGGAAGAGGAAGAAGGAGAAGAAGAAGAAGAAGAGGAGTAA